The DNA region aatattgttgccttgttttttaattaatgtttagacctactacgctactgtattctattgttggtcattatggtggtacttggcgaGCCAACatggtttgagaaccactggtatagattATTGCACTTTTCAAAGGTATTTTAATTTGTTGAGATGCCCATGCATGCGTATTTACTTTAAATCCAATTGAAATCATCCATTGGTATGTTTCAGGCATATTTGCCTTCATTCGATAGCAACAAGAAATACTTAAGTGTAATTAGAGAGCATAGGATGAATAAAACTGTCCTGGTCGGTCAGATTCTTTAGCGAATAAAGATGTGCTGAAGAAATATGCCGGTGGTGGTGAGGATCAGCGCCAACGCCATGGAAGAGGTCTGCTTTGTAGCTGCTGGAGAAGAGGACATGTTGGTTTTAGACAGCAAGCTCTTttcaaaacacttttttaaaaaaaacacacaacccTAGTCAATTTTGAATGCAAAATCAGGGACAATTTCTATGAAAAATcatttttagattaaaaaaatatgtccaaACTTGAAGCCTTTTTGCATTACCTGTCCAGACAGGGACTTCAAATAACAGAGCTAAATTCTGGGGTTCCTCAGAGTTCCGTTTTGAGACCTATTTGATTTCTAATctatttcaatgcgttaaaaaaaatgtttgtaagtaTGTACAGTCTATTAGTGGTGTgctgatcgatactgaaatagcgacaccgccgataccagatatagtagagaagggattcatatggccccactcctgggtggatctcgcatatgagaagtaaaaaaaaaaaggggtggggtgggggttaatcattttgcaatgcagtctgctgaaaatgatggaaagcacctaATCTatgtagcaactgacgctgtggtcaaagttgaattgccacaaaacacattttaaaatagtcAACACTACCGCCATCTGACGGCTAAAGTGGATAATGGTAATGATAATAATTGGTCACgttttatgtgtcaggtaaaccgtgacaaatgagGCCGTATGATAGCCTTTCCTACTGTATTTATGCtataatatcgattctcaaatcacaATATCGATACGTTTGATACTTTACTTAATTTAGATCATGTGTATCATTAACAGGAATACAGTGTAAAAAAGTAAACTTGTGAATGATGCAATGTGTCattattggatgtttttttttgagTGTCATTTACATTGTCAGTATTTTCATGTTAACATGTTCATGTAACTTAATTGTGACCGATTTATTATttgaattcatccatccatttttctaccgcttgtcccattgtAATAGTtcttattaatttagttttatgctttaatttttttacttatttcGCTTTTTATGGTTTGATACACCATTTTTGCGTGCTTTCTCTGATTtttgtcctgttttttttttttgtattaacttGGCCATATTGTCATTCATGCCGCGACCCCAATATACTTCAGAGTTTGAAACGAATAAGTAACTcttgtcctgcattatttatgctatcatatatgttattatttgaCATACACAACTTAAAATTTTAGGAAACACactaggtatatttgcacaaagtattggtatcggatcAGTATCGTCgacaccagcctgaattttactcggtatcggatcaGAAAGAAACTCAGTGGTATTGGACATCACTACCGACAATTATGTTTGCTGTCTTTTATTATCTCATTCAAATCCTGATTGCTTGACAATCAAAGCAATATAAGAACTATACTATTCCTGATTGGTTTAAAGTGAAGAAATTGTCAGTTAATATGACAAAAAACTCACTTTATGATTTTCAAACGCTATGATAAAAAAAGAAGTGGACTTATTTATTGAGGGCACCAAAATAAGTCTGGTGCCTCAAACCACATTTTTAGGAGTGACACATGGACAAACTGAACTTTTCTGGAGTAAGGAGGTATCAATTATCACAGTTGTTattattgtagttttttttaatgtggtcAAAAAGTACTTCTCCACACGTTAAAAtcttttgacaatttttttttccaaataactaATAAATATGctgttagaaaagccactattttgaatgttttgtgtttcttatgtcaTAATACGTCTTAGTACTTTATCTCTTTTAATGGCAaagcttttatttgtttttaaatattggtttgcacTGTAGCATGTTAAGAGAGGCAAAAGTGcctaacaaataaaatctaccggtattttttttctttctggcaGGCATTGTGTCCTATTCTGTTCagcggtctttgaacgcaccgtaCAAACATATCCGTCTCATATTCTTCTAGAAGGCACAGCTTTCGGTTCaacgtgcacaattgaatatcttggtTGCTCAGAGAGTAATGTGTTTGTATacatttagattggggtatgtcgttctttatcggggaaagacgttaatgtctcttgttttcatgttagcatttaggctagcgagctggtgctagtcagtccgtgagtttatcaaagtgcatttatcaataaaacatttttgatcattttaatttaaaacaataatACCAACCCTTGGGAGTTTTTTCACGGTTATCATTAGTACCgttaatcgttacatccctattctGCAGCAAGATGATTAAATCATTGAGTTAAGTTTGTTATTTTCTGAATCGTTCTTTTGTAATGGCATTTTATTGTAGTAAAATTTTTCCACATGTTAGTAGTTTTTGGGCTACTACTTGCCAATACCTTTACAAAAtcttaacaattaaaaaaaattaaattattgagAATATTTTTTCTTCCAATACAAAagacaatatttaatgtgaacagATATcgtattgctatttttatgtcaaAGCATGTACTTGACACACTCAATGTCTAGTAATTTACCTATAGTTCCATATTGTTTTAAACAAATACcaaatacatgttaatatttggcGGCACGTTGATGCAGAGGTTAGCGCTCgtgcctcacagcgagaaggtcctGTGTTTGATTTccaggcttgggatctttctgtgtggagtttagaTGTTCTCCTCATTACtcttcctcctacctccaaaaaAATTGCTTAATAGGTCCCTTTCTGTAATGTATTGGTTAAATTTgttctatataaaatataatataataataattaataacatgcTAATAACATAACAATAAAATGCTAATAACTTAAAAATTATAATAGTAAAAAGAAAAAGGTTTGCAGGATACACCACCACAGttgattgggacaagtttggggtgatTTTGACATGGCTggtgggctggttatgaataataacacgttaatgccataaaaaacataaaacgttaataacttaaaaaacgtaatggcacAAACAAacaattttgcagcacaaaccagcaaAAACCAAGCACAAACAAAtaagacaagtttggggagattttaacAAAGTTGGAGActttttataaataataacacgttaaatacacattgataacataaaaaccataaaacttaataacttaaaaaactaTTTTAGTTGGaccaaacatagcacaaacgaaTGAGGCTATTTTGGCTTAATTTGGAGAATGCGGGACTGGCTGACTATAAAATAATCTTTAATAACTCAGAAGCGAAAACAGGAGGGACAACCATTTCAACGGCTCAAATCAGCAAATAATGACTGAAACTTTCAGCTGAGTTTTGCGAGGGCTGAGGATCCAATTTCACGCATATAGGTCTACTAATCCAGTGTATCTTAACCATTGGGCCGGAGCCCATTTTACTCGAGAGGGCCGCCAGAAACTATATGTTTCTCTTTTAGTTTAGTATTTAGATGTAATACACTttaccaccacttgtggcagtaatgaacaGAAGTCTGGGGCTGAAGTCactgagaagtttcttaagcgcaaaaattatgactaaagtggtgaagctgtattttcctatgcactttaattttattgacggcGTATTtaggaaaaatatttatttttgttattattatttattccgaAAGAATGTATGTATTTTAGCGCTGCTTAATTGtatgtgttttaattttttattagttTATCAGTCCCTTCTTCTGAAGtatatttgagtagtatttatatttgcaatcagcctgacctaaaccttgaaAGTAATCTTTGtgtttaacacatggtttcatttaATTTAGATTCAATTCTTGAAaaggattaaaatcaagagtaagataattaattatgtgttaatatttgagtagtGGAAAAGTCAAAAGGCTGAGATCCGCTGTGCTAATCAATGTATGCTTAAATACAGAGGACCCTGTATTTGGAATAAACTACCATTAGCTTTTTAATACACAActgcattatattttttaaaaacatttgaagGCTTGGATGTTCTATGGgtattttaaattaataaagTGTTGtgtgaaatacatttaaaataaataaatgaaatgggtgaaaaaaatgtaaaataaatatttaaaaaaaacaattgaagGCCGGGTTGGTCTTTGGgtattttaaaatacatacaaatgtatgtgttgtgtgaaataaatcaatacataaatattaataacaatagttAATGCTGCAAATGAAGGCTTTTGAAGATGCATCTTACCACTTGCTGTAGTTGCTGCAGTTGTCGCAGCTGCTGTAGTTGCAGAAGTTGCTGCAGGTGCTGCAATTGCTGCAGTGGTTGCAGTGGCAGCAGCGGTAACAGCAGACGCAGCGGACGCAGTGGTAGCAGGGGAAGCAGTGGTAGCAGCGGACACAGTGGTAGCAGGGGAAGCAGGGGAAGCAGTGGTAGCAGTGGACACAGGGGTAGCAGGGGTAGCAGTGGAAGCAGTGGTAGCAGTTGAGGCAGTGGAGGCAGTGGACACAGTGGACACAGTAGTAGCAGGGGTAGCAGTGGAGGCAGTGGACACAGTAGTAGCAGGGGTAGCAGTGGAAGCAGTGGACACAGTGGTAGCAGGGGTAGCAGTGGAAGCAGTGGACACAGTAGTAGCAGGGGTAGCAGTGGAAGCAGTGGACACAGTGGTAGCAGGGGTAGCAGTGGAGGCAGTGGACACAGTAGTAGCAGTGGAAGCAGTGGACACAGTGGTAGCAGGGGTAGCAGTGGAAGCAGTGGACACAGTAGTAGCAGGGGTAGCAGTGGAAGCAGTGGTAGCAGTGGACACAGTGGTAGCAGTGGTTGCAGTGGACACAGTAGTAGCAGGGGTAGCAGTGGAAGCAGTGGACACAGTGGTAGCAGGGGTAGCAGTGGAAGCAGTGGACACAGTAGTAGCAGGGGTAGCAGTGGTAGCAGTGGAAGCAGTGGTAGCAGTGGACACAGTGGTAGCAGTGGTTGCAGAGGTAGCAGTGGACACAGTAGTAGCAGTGGAAGCAGTGGACACAGTGGTAGCAGTGGTTGCTGTGGTTGCAGTTGTAGCAGTGGTTGCAGTGGTGGTGTTCACCCTGGGAACTGGAGTGGTGACCACAAGACTTACAGGTCCTGAATCGACTGTGACGGTCCTGGTTATCGCGTTGGGCACCTCTCTCTCTACCTGGGACTCTCCACACCCTGCAGGGCACTTCTGAGAGGGGAGGAAGGTGACACACAGCTGGACAACACAGCGGACGTACATCTGTGTGACAGGAGAAACCGGTACGGTTCAGTAGAGTAGATTAACAAACTTCTCCTTAATGCTGTGTTGTTTTAGCAAAACCGTATGACCATATAGAACTATGTTGTGGAAAAACCTGTTAGTCTATCTCCCTTATAGTCAGCAGGCTACTTTCTGGTTCGTGGAGGATGACAAACAAACAAGGGTGGCTTTGATGCCGCAAGGATATACAATAACTATATAAGTAATATAAGTAATATTTTACAACttagaatgtattttaaaaaaaaaaaagaaaaacgtgttcatGTCTTACATTTAAAATAAGGtagggtttaaaggcctactgaaacccactactaccgaccacgcagtctgatagtttatatatcaatgatgaaatcttaacgttgcaacacatgccaatactgccgggttaacttataaagtgcaattttaaatttcccgcgaaacttccagttgaaaacgtctatgtatgatgacttttgcgcgtgacgtcgattgttgaaacggaagtattcggacacattgtatcccaatacaaacagctctgttttcatcgcaaaattccacagtattctggacatccgtgttggtgaatcttttgcaatttgtttaatgaacaatggagactgcaaagaaaaaagctgtaggtgggatcggtgtattagcggctggctgcagcaacacaaccaggaggactttgacttggatagcagacgcgctatccgacgctagcctagACCGCATcgacgatcgggtgaagtccttcgtcgctccgtcgatcgctggaacgcaggtgagcacgggtgttgatgagcagcatcggtaatgtttttatcatagctctgacgaggtcccgtagctaagttagcttcaatggcaacgttagcaacagcattcctaggcttcgacaggcggcacagcattaaccgtgtagttacaggtccagtgtttggttcggtgtctcctgatagtagtattgttgatctgctgtctatccttccagtcaggggcttatttcttttgtttctatctgcatttaagcacgatgctatcacgttagctccgtagctaaagtgcttcatcgatgtattgtcgtggagataaaagtcactgtgaatgtccattttgcgttctcgactctcattttcaagaggatatagtatccgagatggtttaaaatacaaatccgtgatccacaatagaaaaaggagaaagtgtggaatccaatgagcccttgtacctaagttacggtcagagcgaaaaaagatacgtcctgcactgcactctagtccttcactctcacgttcctcatccacaaatttttcatcctcgctcaaattaatggggtaatcgtcgctttctcggtccgaatcgctctcgctgctggtggtgtaaacaatggggaaacgtGAGGAGCCCtttaacctgtgacgtcacgctacttccggtacaggcaaggctttttttatcagcgaccaaaagttgctaactttatcgtcgatgttctctactaaatcctttcagcaaaaatatggcaatatcgcgaaattatcaagtataacacatagaatggatctgctatccccgtttaaataaaaattgatttgAAGAAATATGTAATTGGGTCAATAACCTATATTGCTCAATTGTATGTTGTTCTATCCCCGTATGCTGTAAAATCATCAGTAAGAAAAAATCAAGCTAATACAGACCATTGATCCCTGTGTGTTCAGGGTGGGCAAATCAATGCGATAGATGGTAACATTGCTCTGGTCTGTAATGATCTCCATTGTTGTGTTGGAAGCTGCACATCTGTAAAGGTAAAAGTATAGGAAATGTTTCATACAGAAACACACAAGTTGTACAGTACGTGAATTAATTTTGTGTTACTGACCCTTCCTGCAAAATGACGCTGGATGCAGCAAAGTCTGCTGTCTCGGACGCCAGGCAGCTTTTGATGATCATTTGAACTCGATCCACAGTCGTGTTGGCGAACAAATGGAGGTCCAGTTTGTCAATCGTGGACCCCACTTCGCCGTCGCCTGAACCAATTACTTCGCCGTCGCCTGAACCAATTACTTCGCCGTCGCCTGAACCAATTACTTCGCCGTCGCCTGAACCACGTACTTCGCCGTTGCCTGAACCACGTACTTCGCCGTTGCCTGAACCATGTACTTCGCCGTTGCCTGAACCACGTACTTCGCCGTTGCCTGAACCACGTACTTCGCCGTTGCCTGAACCACCTTGATACCTTAGTGCCGATTTCGACCGCAGCGCTCCCGGCAAAAGTGGTACGGACTGGAACTGCGCTGTCCCTGAGAACCTTGACATGGGCCCCTCTCCTGGGAAGTAGAATTCCAGCCGAATGTCAACGTCATCAAAGGACTCAACGGGAACGGTGACGTTGAAGACTGGACTACTGGCTTTGACAGACGGGATGCGGCAGGCCATCGGGAGGATGAAGGAGGGGTGGCGGCTGATCATGGTAAAAGAACGCACGCTTTTCAAGGTGTTGGTGTAAACCAGTTCGGTGCCAGCTTGCTGGAAAACAAGAGAGGGTTAAAACAACTTTGGTTTAGGAACTCCTCAGAATAGTCAGTAACTATAAGGCCAGCTGCCACTATGGCAGATTGACCCCACATTAGTCTTACCACATCCCTACTTACCGACTAAGCATGCTGGTGCCACCAAACAGCCATGATACAATTTCTATTCTACAGAAATGCATGCACTAATGGAAGAGCATTTTGTATTGAATATTTTATGATTGTatgtcaaaacaaaacaaaaactagctAGCCTACAGTGGGCCTGGATGaagttttgcctcattcctgtgagaaaccTGCATTAAGGAGCAGGAacatttccacccctttgcaaccttaGTGAGAAATATGTGCCTTGGGAGCAAGAAATATTCAGAAACACTGGTGTAAAGAAATAACTTCAAGGTGGAAGAAATGCAGGATTTACCACAGTTTTGGTGCCGCAGCCGTTCAAGGAGATGCGTGCGGTGAGGTGAGTGTCATTGTAGCTGACAGGACAAGATGCACTGTTCAGCTGCAGCTCCGCCAGGTTGATGTTGCTCAGTGAGGCAAGAGGAAGGACCAGTGTCATCTCCGTCTTATTGCACCTCAGCTCTGCGGGAGAGAAAACACCACATTCTCAGGCTCACTCGCgcaaaaatagtaacactgtgactaaagtaaagttaaaactaaaccactgatagtcacaaacacactaggtgtggtgaaattaccctctgcaattgacccatccccttatccaccccctgggaggtgaggggatcagtgagcagcagcagtggccacgcccaggaataatttttggttatttaacccccaattccaacctttgatgctgagtgccaagcagggaggtaatgggtaccatttttatagtctttgatatgactcggccggggtttaaactcacgacctaccaatataagggcggacactctaacccagacctgggcattctgcggcccgcgggccgcatccggccctttgtacgtccctgtccggcccgtgtgaggccaatcataaattacaaaataaattttaaaaagtatctatctctagtgt from Entelurus aequoreus isolate RoL-2023_Sb linkage group LG02, RoL_Eaeq_v1.1, whole genome shotgun sequence includes:
- the LOC133639331 gene encoding uncharacterized protein LOC133639331 isoform X2, whose amino-acid sequence is MVYRLTLTIVLQTLALLFIVPAYEASSLGLTVHVEPMQSDGGQSVRAYFTAIASNPCPPLTGVCTEGVNCTLYKAYEPFSGSKPGSGWCVRQWQQVVPSKYNGTLTLNSTTSFYVSMDAGPHVRANSGKLNYPPYVALPPPLRAHANCPHHIPLSVRDLDGDKVRCRFAMEEQGECVNCSRHSFIELHQDACTLTFTGNAPAGHYSIYLMAEDHIPTPKISQTGTSQPLSSVPVHLSLTVEAASCSCTDEAVATGKTPKEHYTFPVLPFEEVKFGADFMSTKESVSEIAVVGQPGLFKYDFASAGTKSHVTMSWVRSENELTHVLPVCFVANTMSLQSEPRCVWLYQRKTKTLPTGTELRCNKTEMTLVLPLASLSNINLAELQLNSASCPVSYNDTHLTARISLNGCGTKTVQAGTELVYTNTLKSVRSFTMISRHPSFILPMACRIPSVKASSPVFNVTVPVESFDDVDIRLEFYFPGEGPMSRFSGTAQFQSVPLLPGALRSKSALRYQGGSGNGEVRGSGNGEVRGSGNGEVHGSGNGEVRGSGNGEVRGSGDGEVIGSGDGEVIGSGDGEVIGSGDGEVGSTIDKLDLHLFANTTVDRVQMIIKSCLASETADFAASSVILQEGCAASNTTMEIITDQSNVTIYRIDLPTLNTQGSMMYVRCVVQLCVTFLPSQKCPAGCGESQVEREVPNAITRTVTVDSGPVSLVVTTPVPRVNTTTATTATTATTATTATTVSTASTATTVSTATSATTATTVSTATTASTATTATPATTVSTASTATPATTVSTASTATPATTVSTATTATTVSTATTASTATPATTVSTASTATPATTVSTASTATTVSTASTATPATTVSTASTATPATTVSTASTATPATTVSTASTATPATTVSTASTATPATTVSTVSTASTASTATTASTATPATPVSTATTASPASPATTVSAATTASPATTASAASAVTAAATATTAAIAAPAATSATTAAATTAATTASATKQTSSMALALILTTTGIFLQHIFIR
- the LOC133639331 gene encoding uncharacterized protein LOC133639331 isoform X3, translated to MDAGPHVRANSGKLNYPPYVALPPPLRAHANCPHHIPLSVRDLDGDKVRCRFAMEEQGECVNCSRHSFIELHQDACTLTFTGNAPAGHYSIYLMAEDHIPTPKISQTGTSQPLSSVPVHLSLTVEAASCSCTDEAVATGKTPKEHYTFPVLPFEEVKFGADFMSTKESVSEIAVVGQPGLFKYDFASAGTKSHVTMSWVRSENELTHVLPVCFVANTMSLQSEPRCVWLYQRKTKTLPTGTELRCNKTEMTLVLPLASLSNINLAELQLNSASCPVSYNDTHLTARISLNGCGTKTVQAGTELVYTNTLKSVRSFTMISRHPSFILPMACRIPSVKASSPVFNVTVPVESFDDVDIRLEFYFPGEGPMSRFSGTAQFQSVPLLPGALRSKSALRYQGGSGNGEVRGSGNGEVRGSGNGEVHGSGNGEVRGSGNGEVRGSGDGEVIGSGDGEVIGSGDGEVIGSGDGEVGSTIDKLDLHLFANTTVDRVQMIIKSCLASETADFAASSVILQEGCAASNTTMEIITDQSNVTIYRIDLPTLNTQGSMMYVRCVVQLCVTFLPSQKCPAGCGESQVEREVPNAITRTVTVDSGPVSLVVTTPVPRVNTTTATTATTATTATTATTVSTASTATTVSTATSATTATTVSTATTASTATTATPATTVSTASTATPATTVSTASTATPATTVSTATTATTVSTATTASTATPATTVSTASTATPATTVSTASTATTVSTASTATPATTVSTASTATPATTVSTASTATPATTVSTASTATPATTVSTASTATPATTVSTVSTASTASTATTASTATPATPVSTATTASPASPATTVSAATTASPATTASAASAVTAAATATTAAIAAPAATSATTAAATTAATTASAATKQTSSMALALILTTTGIFLQHIFIR
- the LOC133639331 gene encoding uncharacterized protein LOC133639331 isoform X4, yielding MVYRLTLTIVLQTLALLFIVPAYEASSLGLTVHVEPMQSDGGQSVRAYFTAIASNPCPPLTGVCTEGVNCTLYKAYEPFSGSKPGSGWCVRQWQQVVPSKYNGTLTLNSTTSFYVSMDAGPHVRANSGKLNYPPYVALPPPLRAHANCPHHIPLSVRDLDGDKVRCRFAMEEQGECVNCSRHSFIELHQDACTLTFTGNAPAGHYSIYLMAEDHIPTPKISQTGTSQPLSSVPVHLSLTVEAASCSCTDEAVATGKTPKEHYTFPVLPFEEVKFGADFMSTKESVSEIAVVGQPGLFKYDFASAGTKSHVTMSWVRSENELTHVLPVCFVANTMSLQSEPRCVWLYQRKTKTLPTGTELRCNKTEMTLVLPLASLSNINLAELQLNSASCPVSYNDTHLTARISLNGCGTKTVQAGTELVYTNTLKSVRSFTMISRHPSFILPMACRIPSVKASSPVFNVTVPVESFDDVDIRLEFYFPGEGPMSRFSGTAQFQSVPLLPGALRSKSALRYQGGSGNGEVRGSGNGEVRGSGNGEVHGSGNGEVRGSGNGEVRGSGDGEVIGSGDGEVIGSGDGEVIGSGDGEVGSTIDKLDLHLFANTTVDRVQMIIKSCLASETADFAASSVILQEGCAASNTTMEIITDQSNVTIYRIDLPTLNTQGSMMYVRCVVQLCVTFLPSQKCPAGCGESQVEREVPNAITRTVTVDSGPQLQSRPLPWRWR
- the LOC133639331 gene encoding uncharacterized protein LOC133639331 isoform X1, whose protein sequence is MVYRLTLTIVLQTLALLFIVPAYEASSLGLTVHVEPMQSDGGQSVRAYFTAIASNPCPPLTGVCTEGVNCTLYKAYEPFSGSKPGSGWCVRQWQQVVPSKYNGTLTLNSTTSFYVSMDAGPHVRANSGKLNYPPYVALPPPLRAHANCPHHIPLSVRDLDGDKVRCRFAMEEQGECVNCSRHSFIELHQDACTLTFTGNAPAGHYSIYLMAEDHIPTPKISQTGTSQPLSSVPVHLSLTVEAASCSCTDEAVATGKTPKEHYTFPVLPFEEVKFGADFMSTKESVSEIAVVGQPGLFKYDFASAGTKSHVTMSWVRSENELTHVLPVCFVANTMSLQSEPRCVWLYQRKTKTLPTGTELRCNKTEMTLVLPLASLSNINLAELQLNSASCPVSYNDTHLTARISLNGCGTKTVQAGTELVYTNTLKSVRSFTMISRHPSFILPMACRIPSVKASSPVFNVTVPVESFDDVDIRLEFYFPGEGPMSRFSGTAQFQSVPLLPGALRSKSALRYQGGSGNGEVRGSGNGEVRGSGNGEVHGSGNGEVRGSGNGEVRGSGDGEVIGSGDGEVIGSGDGEVIGSGDGEVGSTIDKLDLHLFANTTVDRVQMIIKSCLASETADFAASSVILQEGCAASNTTMEIITDQSNVTIYRIDLPTLNTQGSMMYVRCVVQLCVTFLPSQKCPAGCGESQVEREVPNAITRTVTVDSGPVSLVVTTPVPRVNTTTATTATTATTATTATTVSTASTATTVSTATSATTATTVSTATTASTATTATPATTVSTASTATPATTVSTASTATPATTVSTATTATTVSTATTASTATPATTVSTASTATPATTVSTASTATTVSTASTATPATTVSTASTATPATTVSTASTATPATTVSTASTATPATTVSTASTATPATTVSTVSTASTASTATTASTATPATPVSTATTASPASPATTVSAATTASPATTASAASAVTAAATATTAAIAAPAATSATTAAATTAATTASAATKQTSSMALALILTTTGIFLQHIFIR